The window AAAAGCGTTGTGCGAGCGGTCGTCCTGTTCAAATGTGCCGTCTCCCTGGTTGCGTAATAGCAGGTGCCGCTCTCCGGCCAGGTCAGTGACAAACAAGTCAAGGTATCCGTCGTTGTCATAGTCCCCCGCCGCTACGGCGCCTGAGCCGCCGTCTGTTGTCAGTCCCGCATGGGTGGTAATGTCGCGGAAATAGCTCTGGCGCAAGTTATCGAAGTAGCGGTTACTGCCGTCCTCATTCACAACAAGGAGGTCGATATCCCCATCATCATCAAAATCCCCAAAAGCGGCATCCCTGCTGATGAGTGCCTCGCCGTCGATGCCCGCCTCATCCGCGATTTCGGCGAATGTCCCATCTAAATTGTTTCGGTACAGCCGGTTCTGTGAAGTAGTGCCGAGAAAGAGATCGAGATCTCCCTCAAGATCGAGATCGGCGAACAGAGCCGTCCGCCCTTCAGAAGTAGTCTCAATTCCAGCAGAGGCAGTTACATCCTGAAAAGTGCTTTCTCCGGAATTGTGGTAGAGCTTGTTAGCCTTGCTGTTGACTACAAACATATCGAGGTAGCCGTCGTTATCGTAATCAGCGAAGAGCGCGGACAGATTTCTGCCCGGATGGGAGATACCCGCCTCAGCAGCAATGTCTGAAAAGGCACCGTTATCATTGGTGAACAGGTAGTGCCGGCTGACTTTCTCTCCGGACAACCAGCGGGAGACAAAGAGATCCTGATCCCCATCGCCGTCGTGGTCGCCCTCGGCCAGGATAGTGAGCGGATTGTCACCGCTGGGAGCCGCGTCAACGTCGACTGAAACAATGTTTAATCCACTTGCGTCTGTCACATCATTGAAGGTAAGAGTTTCCGGAATCCCGGTTTGTCTGTGTCTCGGCAACGATGCAAGCTGGCTGAAACGATAAATAGGTGCGCCGGCAATGGGGCCGCCTGTTCCCCGCAGTTCGGTGAGAGACGCCTGGTAGAAGGACGTGGGCTTCATCAGATTGTGAAACATGAGGGCGGGAGTGAAGGCCTGTTTTGCATCGCCATTACGCATCAGTTCAAGAGCTTTGCGAAATATCTCTACAGACCCTTGCGGCAGCTCCGGAAGTGTCTGACGAATCGTCTCCATCTGCTGTATCGCATCGCCCGGCCTATCGCCCCGCAGCAGCAATTCGATCAGTCTCAGGCGCGCCGCCACGTTGGCAGGAATAGCGTTTACCACTTGCGCCAGACAGGCTGTTGCTCTCTCTTGAGCTTTTGGGTCCGGCATCTTGGTGTAGTACAGAGCCAACTGATACAGTGTTCGTACATGATCGGGATGTTTCTTGAGAACAGTTTCAAGGGTACTGACGGCTCGAGATTCTCTTTGGGTCAGCTCGTACACCTTAGTCAGCAGAAGACTGATATCAGGGTCCTCCGGCTTCAGACGCAGTGCAGACAGCAACCACTTTTCTGACTGCTCAAGTTCTCCAGCCATGCGCAGATAGGCAAGGCCGAGGTTGGCGTAACCGAGAGGTTCCTCTGGTGCGATCTCCACAAGCTTTTGAAATTCATCCGCCGCATCCCGGTGTTGACCTTCCTCGAGATAGGCCAGCCCAAGATTGCGGTGTGAAATCATCTGTCGAGCAGTTTCCGAATTAACGCCACCATTTTTTGCGCAGCCTCCTAAAAAGAGAAAAGTTCCTAGAGACAGTGCGAGCAATTTTTGTCTGCCGTGCCCGCGACTGTTACTCATAATGCAGCCCGAAGCCGAATGGAAAAAGTGGCTTCTTAGAGTCATAAGGAACGTCCTCTAGTTGATTCTCTACGGCACTCAAGGAAGAGGGCAGCTCAAACGGTAGTTTGCCTTGCGGTGCTGATCTGCCGAATATTATATCCATGAACACATCGTCTTCCATTTCAAAGTCAATAGCCAGCGCACTGCTTGCTTCTAAGATCTCTGGGATGAGGGCCGGCCTCTCCAGCGTGATACCGATGATTGTAGGTTTTATCCGCGCCAACTCGAGGATTGGCTGAATTTCCTCTTCAGTAAAGTAGAGCCTGCCCTGGTGAAAAAACTGTTCCAGAAAATATTCATTTCTCTCTTCGTACGGTGTCTTGAGCCTCACAAGAATGTAATCGGCGCTTTCGGCAGTCTGTACTATTTCTGCGTACCCAGCCGCCACTTCTTGGTTGATGTGTTGAACGTACAATTTAATACCATCTTTGAGAGGCAAGACATTATTATCATTCTTCAGCAGCACGGCGGACCTGCTCTGTGCCTCTTTTCCTCTGCGTACAGATTCGGCTTGTGGCACAATCTGTGAAGCCGTCGCCTCATCAACATATGGGTTGTCAAAAAGTCCAAGCTGGAATTTGTCCTCAAGTAATCTTCTAACGGACATATCTATTCTGTCTTCAGTGATCTGGCCGCTCTCCACCAGCTCTACAATCCAGTCTGGTGACGCTTCACCGCCAAACTGATCGCAACCTGCATCCAGCACCTTTTTCACTCGCTCAAGTTCTGTCAGGTGCTCTACTCCCCAACTTCTCCCGTGACCGAAAGAACCGTCGGAAATAATGTTCCAATCGGTACAGACAACACCGTCGAATTGATACCGTTGCCGCAGCAAGCCTGTAATGATATCTCGATTGAAGGCGAAGCCGACATCTTCCGATGTCTGTCCCACAGGGATACCGTAGTATGGCATAATCTGTGCCGTTCCTGCGGCAAAGGCGCCTTCAAAAGGGATGAGGTGATAGTCAAAGTTCCCGCCTGGATAAACTTGTTCTTTACCATAGAGGAAGTGTGCATCTTCGCCATCTTTCTGCGGGCCGCCGCCGGCAAAGTGTTTTGTCATGCATGCAACACTGTGACGGCCCAGCGAATCGCCCTGAAAGCCGAGAATATACGCTTTTGTCATGGCGGCTGACAGAGCAGCATCTTCGCCAAACGTACCGTTGATCCTGCCCCAGCGCGGTTCTGTGGCAAGATCGGCCATGGGGTGCAGCGCTAGTCGAATGCCGACAGAAAGATACTCCTGTCTAGCGATATCGGCGAATTCCCTGACAAGAGCTGTATCTCTTGTAGCCGCCAGTCCCAGCGGTGTGGGCCAGCGAGAAAACGATACTGTAGCTACGTTGGCGCCGGGATTGTCCGTGGCGGCGTGCCGGGGATCGGATGCCAGGGTTACCGGAATGCCGAGGCGTGCTCTCTCAGCTAGCTTCTGAATGTTGTTGTTCCAGCGCGCCATCACGTCCACGGGAAGATCCTGCATGGTGTTGAAATGAGTCATCTTCAATTGTGTCACCATCTCTGAGTTTATCTTAAACATGAAAGAGAGTGGATTTGACAGTACTGGCCGCTCCATCAGGGAACCGTCACCGTTCATGAAAATCATGGTAATGAACATCAACCCGGCTTTCTCTTCCAGCGTCATCTGAGATAGCAGGTCTTCAACACGCTTGTCTATGGGCTGACGGCTGTCCTCGTAATGATCCAGCTTGCCGTTCTTGTTAAGGTCCCTGAAAGTAAGCCCTCTTTCGGTAAGTGCGGGCGCTTCAGGGCCCAGCTCGGCCATGTTTCCGGCTGAATTGATGGCGTAGAATGAATAAAAAAGTACAACGCCGAGAAGTATTATGACGGCTACCCCCAGAAGAATATAGAGTGCGACTCTAACAATCCTGTTCATGAGATTCTTTCCTTTCACCTTGGGTCATCGTCTTTCATTCCAAAATCAACTTGATGATAAAATATCATTCCTGCCAACGGTAGGTCCCCATGCATTTTGCCGCTAAACTAGCGCTGAACATTTTTTCATTATATTTTACTGTGAAAGTGCGGGACTTTTTTGTCTGGTTTACACCAACAAGCACAATTGAATTATCCAGATTTTTAAACGCAACAAAAGTCACATTAGCATCCGAGCCCTTATCACAATTAATTCGAATAGCACCTGGCCGTATGAATTTTGAAAATTGTGAGATCAAATAGTATTCAGGTGTAACATACCATTCTGGAGAGAAACTGTTTTTTTCTATCAGGAGAGTTGGCGAAAGCTCCCCGAGGCGATTGTAGGGCCCTTGGTTATGTTCATCCAGCTTTTTGGTGGTCATGGTGACCCAGTACATATAGGATCGCGACCAGTTTTGAAAATATTGTTGAATATTTCGCATGCCCGCCACACCCCATTCTGAATGTTCGGTGAGCTGAATATCAGTGTGGG of the Candidatus Neomarinimicrobiota bacterium genome contains:
- a CDS encoding glycoside hydrolase family 3 N-terminal domain-containing protein; this encodes MNRIVRVALYILLGVAVIILLGVVLFYSFYAINSAGNMAELGPEAPALTERGLTFRDLNKNGKLDHYEDSRQPIDKRVEDLLSQMTLEEKAGLMFITMIFMNGDGSLMERPVLSNPLSFMFKINSEMVTQLKMTHFNTMQDLPVDVMARWNNNIQKLAERARLGIPVTLASDPRHAATDNPGANVATVSFSRWPTPLGLAATRDTALVREFADIARQEYLSVGIRLALHPMADLATEPRWGRINGTFGEDAALSAAMTKAYILGFQGDSLGRHSVACMTKHFAGGGPQKDGEDAHFLYGKEQVYPGGNFDYHLIPFEGAFAAGTAQIMPYYGIPVGQTSEDVGFAFNRDIITGLLRQRYQFDGVVCTDWNIISDGSFGHGRSWGVEHLTELERVKKVLDAGCDQFGGEASPDWIVELVESGQITEDRIDMSVRRLLEDKFQLGLFDNPYVDEATASQIVPQAESVRRGKEAQSRSAVLLKNDNNVLPLKDGIKLYVQHINQEVAAGYAEIVQTAESADYILVRLKTPYEERNEYFLEQFFHQGRLYFTEEEIQPILELARIKPTIIGITLERPALIPEILEASSALAIDFEMEDDVFMDIIFGRSAPQGKLPFELPSSLSAVENQLEDVPYDSKKPLFPFGFGLHYE